In the Aquimarina spinulae genome, AGATCGCCAGATGGAGCGTTTAATTACCAAACAAAAAGAAGAAATTGCTTTACTTCAGAAAGATGTAGATTTAATGTACCCCAAAGAAGAATTGGTTAAAAAGAAAGAAGGATTTATAAAAGGAAAAACATCAGAGATTGTGGGAGAGTTAAAAGAAACAAAGAGTGTGATTACAATGATTGCTGCGGCTGGAGAAAATAATGCCTTAGGTAAAGATAATGACCTGGTTTGGCATTTACCAGATGATTTTAAGCGGTTTAAAAAACTAACGACTGGTCATCATATTATCATGGGGCGTAAAACTTTTGAAACTTTTCCTAAATTACTCCCTAATCGTGTGCATATTGTAATCACCAGAAATACAAACTATCAGGCAGAAGGTGTAATAGTAGTACATAATATACAAGATGCTTTAGAGATAGCCAAAGGAGATACACAACCTTTTATTATAGGAGGTGGTGAGATTTATACTATGGGGATGGATCATGCAGATTGTATTGAATTAACCAGAGTACATGAATCTTTTGAAGCAGATGCTTTTTTTCCTGAAATTGATACCAAAATCTGGAAATTAGAGAAAGAAGAATTTCATGATATAGACGAAAAGCATAAGTATCCATTTACGTATTTGACGTATATCAAAAAATAATGCGCTCTTTAAAGCTTACATCTCATTTTGAAGAATTACTTTCAGAAAATATAATAGCGATACAGCCATTATCAGGAGGAGATATTAATGACGTCTGTCTTATACACACAAATCAACAAAAATTTGTTGCCAAAGTTAATAGTGCTTCAGAATTTCCTGGGATGTTTGAGGCAGAAGTCAAAGGTCTTGAAAAACTTAAAGATTCAAACACATTTACCATACCAGATATTATTCATTTTGGTGAATCTGATGATGTTGCTTTTTTGATATTAGAATATATTGATTCTGGAAAACAAGCAGATACTTTTTGGGAAATATTTGGAGAACAACTAGCGGGCCTACACCAACAAAATGATTCTTATTTTGGTTTCGAAAATGACAATTATATCGGGAGTTTACCACAGTATAATACTGTATGTGATTCTACATACCAATTCTATGTGACCCAGCGACTACAACCACAATTTGAATTGGCGCGACAAAATGGTTTCTTATTCTCAGATGTAGATACATTTTATAATATGCTTAAAGATGAAATACCAGACGAAAAACCAAGCCTGATTCATGGTGATTTATGGAGTGGTAATTTTATGATTGACATGCAAGGATATCCTTGTCTTATCGATCCGGCAGTTGCATACGCACCCAGAGAAATGGATATAGGTATGATGCATCTTTTTGGAGGTTTTAATTCTAGCGTATTTGATATCTACAATGAAGTTTTTCCGCTTGTAGAGAATTGGAAAGATCGATTATCGATTTGGCAATTATATTACCTTTTGGTTCACCTTAATCTATTTGGGAGTTCATATTACAATAAGGTAAAAAGTATTGTAAAGCGGTATTCGTAATAAACTCACCTTACTTTTTTTTAGACGGTTATATAAATTAGGTATAAACAATTTGAATTATTTTTTTCAGTTCCGAAAAATGAAACTGAGATGTTCTATTATTGCATATAATATTACATTTTGATCTATATAGTCTCTTACGATTAAAAAAAACGTAAACCATTACCTAACTTATAATTAACTAGTTTAAAATGAAAAAACAACTATTATTTCTTTTAACCATTATTGTTAATATCAATTGCTATTCACAAATTTCTTTTCAAAAAGGATATTATATCGATAATTCTGGCCAAAAAATTGATTGCCAAATTAAAAATATTGATTGGAAAAATAACCCAACCGAATTCGAATATAGATTATCAGAAGATACAGAACACAAGAAAATCACTATCAAATCTGTTAAAGAGTTTGGGGTTTATGATATATTAAAATATCGTAGACATGTAGTTATGATTGAGAGATCAAGCAATGCAATGAACAAGTTGAGTACTAGTGGAAATTTTACATTTAAGGAGGAAGAACTTTTTTTAAAGGTAGTAATAGAAGGAAAAGCTAGTTTGTACTCATTTGAAGATAAAAACTTGTCAAAGTTTTTTTATAGCGTAGATAATTCTGAAGTTAAGCAATTAATATTTAAAAAATACTTGACCCCAGAAAACAAAATAAATATAAACAATAGATACAGACAGCAGTTATGGAGTGATTTAAAATGCAAAGGCATTTCAATGAACACTTTTAAAAATGTGGATTATTATAAAAATGAACTAAAAGTTCTTTTTGAGAAATACAATAAATGTAACAATTCAGAATCTATCAATTTTGAAAACAAACAGAAAAGAGATTTGTTTAATTTAACCGTTAGACTTGGTTTAAATAGTTCTTCTCTATCCATACGCAATGATGCTTTGTTTTCATCATATAATATGGATTTTGACAATAAATTGGGATTTAGGCTTGGAGTTGAAGCTGAATTCATTTTACCATTTAACAAAAACAAATGGGCCGTACTGGTTGAACCAAAATATCAATATTATAAATCAGAAAACGAAAGAATTTTAAACCCGAATACTGTTATTGAGCGAACAGAACAGATTAAGGTGGATTACAAGTCTCTAGAAATACCTGTTGGAATTAGACATTATATGTTTTTAAGCGAAAACTCAAAATTATTTATCAATAGCTCTTTTGCATTTGTTTTGAATCTAAACTCAAATATTACTTTTGAACACAGCGAAGATTTAGATATTCAGGCAGGAAGCAATTTAACTTTTGGTTTAGGGTACAAATATAATGATAAATATAGTTTGGAATGTAGATATGGATTAAGTCATGATATCTTAAATGATTATGCAGATTGGAGCTCTGATTATAAAACACTGTCTATAATCTTTGGGTATTCTATATTTTAAATAAGACAACTTGTTGCGTTAGGGATAGTAGTAGAAATCCCGAGTATTGTCTTTTTAAGCTATGATACTGAGCTTGGCGAAGTGTTGTCTAGGGGTAGATCATGCGAGGAATTGTAGCGAATAGCCCGCCCGAACGCCCAAAACAAAAATTCTAGTTACTCGTACCAACTTTATCCTTACTTTTGTCAAAATTTTAAATATACAGTATCATATGAACGCATATGTATTTCCTGGTCAAGGAGCTCAATTTTCAGGAATGGGTCTTGATCTATATGAAAACTCAGACATCGCTAAAGAACTTTTTGATAAAGCAAATGATATCTTAGGGTTTGAGATTACCAAAATTATGTTTGAAGGTACGGCAGATGAGTTAAAACAAACTAAAGTAACACAACCTGCTATCTTTTTACATTCTGTTATCTTAAGCAAAGTATTAGGAGATAGTTTTAAACCAGATATGGTTGCAGGACATTCTTTAGGTGAATTTTCTGCTTTAGTTGCTAACGGAACTCTTAATTTTGAAGATGCATTGCGATTGGTATCTAAACGAGCGATGGCTATGCAAAAAGCGTGTGAGTTGAAACCATCTACAATGGCAGCTGTTTTAGGATTAGAAGATGAGGTAGTAGAGCAGGGGTGCGAAGAAATAGATGGGATTGTAGTAGCAGCAAATTATAATTGCCCTGGGCAATTAGTAATCTCTGGCGAAGTAGAAGCTATCGAAAAAGCATGTGAATTGATGAAAGAAAAAGGAGCCCGAAGAGCATTGGTATTACCAGTAGGAGGAGCATTTCATTCGCCATTAATGGAACCTGCCAGAGAAGAATTGGCAGCAGCGATTGAAGCGACTACTTTTAATACCCCCAATTGCCCTGTGTATCAAAATGTGACGACAGAAGCGGTTACAGATCCAGAAGAAATTAAAAAGAACTTGATCGCACAGCTTACGGCACCTGTAAAATGGACGCAAAGTGTGCAAAATATGATCAAAGATGGCGCAACATCATTTACAGAAGTTGGGCCAGGAAAAGTATTATCAGGATTGGTGAAAAAAGTAGATCGATCTATGGAAACTATTTCTGCTTCGATTTAAGAAATATCAATAATTATAGTATAAACCTCGCAGGAGATGCTACACTAAGTTCGGCATTAGTCTGTGAGGTTTTTTTTATGATCGATATGTGCTGTTTACTACTTTTCGTTTTTAAGATCTAATAGGTCTTTTTCATATTCTTCTAACCTCCAGTCAGCATTTTTTTTGCCGAGTCGAATAGCACGTTGGTAATACATTATAGCTTCTTTTTTGTTTTTTAAAGCACGATAAACATCGCCTAATCCATTAACCGGGCGTGCCGCATTAGGGGATTTATTAGTGAAAAAAGTATACAACTCTTTTGCTTTCTCTGGCTGGTTGTGTTTCATATAAAATGCTGCAAAGACACATCCCCAGTTTGTTCTTAGGTTTTCAAGAAAACCGTTAGGTTTAAACTGATTTATAAAAGTGTCAAATGCAGTATAATTGTCTTCATCAGAAGCTTTTTTGACGAGATTCCACATAGTACCCTGAGCGACTTTTTCGGGAAAACCAAACTGTACGGCTCTCTTTTTATAATAGGTAATCACATTATCCATTCCGCCTAATTTTTTGTATTCTTCTAAGGAGTTGAACCGAAGTTCTGGATAATTATGAAAATATTGCTTTATACCATGATAAAGGGTGTGGTATGAGGTAGAGCGATGTTCTTCGTTCTGCAGATAGGTATACTCCCATCTCAATGTATTTGGAGCTTCTGATTCTAGTTTGTTTTTAAGGTATTCGGCGCCTTTTGTTACGACACCTTCATGGGTACTGGAAGTAAAAAACAGGAAAGTTTCGAGCTTTTTCTTTGCGCTAAGGATACTATCCAGAGATTTCATTCTGTTTGCAGATATCGGTAAGCTGGTATCATAAATGGGAAAAGGACTTGCGGCCAGGTATCCGTTAAATAACTCAGGGTTTTTGGCCATCGTTTCAATAACAAAGCCCCCGGCATATTCCCACCCGAATAGTAATCGCTCTCCAGATGTTTTAAATTCCTGATCTACATAAGGAATAAGTTCTTGAGCTATAAAACTTAAAAAGGTTTTTGCTCCAGAACTAAAATGACCAAATCGCTTGGGGTACGTATTTGTGATACCTACTATAATATGTTCTGGAGTGAGTTTAAATTTTTTAAAGGATTGTGATACACTTATAGCATGAAGAAAAAGCCGTTGCCCGTCTAATACATAAATTACAGGGTATTTTTTTGAAGAATCATTATAATCTTCGGGTAGGAAAATTTGAATTTTTCTTTCTTCATCTAATATTTTAGAAGGAATCACAATGTTCTTCCCTATAGTATTTTCTGTTATTTGGATTTGTGCAAATGAAAAACAGAAGATAAAACTAAATAGAATACATAATAAAAATAGATGTTTAATATTCATAGCAATACAATGTATAAAATGATAGAAATTAACCTGTTGCGCATTTTGATATTTTTGAATCCCAAATTCGTCAATTCGAGTGCTTCGACCATAGGAAGAAGTGTATCGAGAATAGGATTTGGGATCAAAAAAGCTATTCTAGATAGTCCTGCTGAGCTAGGTCGAAGTGCAATTTTTCTTCGTTTCACTATGAAAAACCACTCGAATTGACGCTTTTTTTATAGTATTAATCTTAAAATGCACAACGGGTATAAATTATCGTTTACCTTGTTTCTCAAGTTTGGTTTTGATTTTAGCTAATTGCTCTTCATACTCAGATAAATATTCGTTATCATATTCCTGAGCAAGTTGTATCGCCTTTTGCTGTGCTTCAAGAGCAGCATTAAGTTGATTATCTTTTTCTAACGCTTCAGATAGACTGCTATATGCCCAGGGAGATTGGGGACGATACTGTATTCGTCGTTTAAAAACCTCTATAGATTCTTTAACTCTTCCATCATCTAGTAATTTTTTACCGATAAATCGTAAAGAATTTACACTATTCCATCGTTCAGCTTTTGGTAAAATAGAAAAGCCATATGTTGTTGATAGCTTTTGGTGATAAACATCAATATTCTTTAAAGCATTACCTGGTTGTTTTATGATATCTCTAAATTTTGGAGACCATTTTTCTTTCGGAAAAATCATTTCTATCGAAGAAAGCAGTGCTTTTGTGATACATGCGTAATGATCTTCATTAGGAATCACTTCAACTTTTAGGTTTAAGTTTTTTGAAGTAAATGGAGATAATCGTTTTTTCAACTCCTCCATGTTTTTGATATAGGATTTGTTTTTACTAATATCATTTTCAGAGGCACCCAAATAGAATTGTGCTTTACGATTGGGGTTTTTAACAAAACTTTCTTCAAAAGCGTCTATGAAGGTGGTGTTGGACTGATAGCCCATACCAATCATATCTGCTGTGGCAACAGTAATATGTGCCTGAAACAGATCTGGTTCCTTTGCAAATGTGTGTAGTGGATATACACTACTTCCTGATACTCCAATGATCATTCTGTAATCAGCAGCGCGATATTGTTCTTTTAAATACGGAAATAGTTCTTCTTTAAGGTGTTTTGTGAATTTATCTGGATCGGCATTAAATTCAAGTTTCTCTCTGTTTCCCCACATGCCATTATTATATACATTAGGAGCATAATGTGTTTCTTCTTCAAAACTAATAACAATAGCTTCGGGCATTCGAGTAACAGAACTTAGATGTCGTATAACTCCAGATATCATTTGAAAAAATTTAACACCATGAGAACCGCTTATCATCACTACAGGATACGTATGATCTTTTGATGCTACATGAAAGCTTTCTGGAACGTAAATATTCATTACTCTATTTTCATCCAATATCTTAGAATGAAAAGTAATCTTTTCTGCATAAGTGATAGGGGAAGAGGAGATTTTGGATAACGAAGATTCATGAGATTGTTGCGCTTTCCCGGTAAAAATAAATGTAAATAAAAGAATTGTAATTATAGAGAAACGGTTCGTTTTCATAATGTGCTTGATGAGGATTTTTATTAATAATTGATTTGTTTTTCATGCCATACCATAATGGTCGATTTATGATTACCAATATTCTTCGATATAGTAGATTTTATCTTTTCTAAATTTTATAAGTGTCATTGTACTCTTGGTTTCATTCTCTTGTAATTCTTCTATAACAATAGCATTCAATCCAATAATCATATTTACGATTTTGCTTTTTGGAAAATCATTATATCTACCTTTTTTTAAGAATTTTACGGTATTGTTATAAAGCAATTCTCTTGAATATATACCGCCATAACCTGGGTGGTTATATTCAAAATCTGAGGTGTAAAAACGATATAAAAAGTCTACATCTGCTACTGTAGATCCTTTTTTAAAGACTTTTTGATGAGCATCTTTATATTTTTTGAAAACTGATTTTAATTCTTTTTTAGATAAAGGTTTAATTTTTTCGTATTCGGCTGCTACAATATCTGTGACTTCTTTCCACCTTGGGTCGGTATATAGAGATTTTAAATCACTATCATTTGTTAGTTGCTTATAGTTAGAAAACTTTCCTTCTTTTGCTATTTTAAGTAATTGTAGAAATGCAGCATCTGATTCTTTTGCCAATGCCCAGGCGCATGCTGCATTAAATCGATTAGAAATTTCTTTGTCAGACATATTTGGTTGATTGCCTAATACAGCGAATGCTTCTGTGTATTTTTGTCCCGATGTATGAAATTCTTTAGATTGGTATAACCTCCAGGCTTCTTTTAATAATTTAGAATACGATTCGTTTTCTTGCCCAAATCCCTGGGACATTAAAAAACTCATCAACATAACTACAATTTTACTTCTCATGTTTTTAGTAATAACCTGAGTTAAATATAGTGTGTAGTTAAAAAACTAATCTTAAAATAGTGATGAATTAGGGTAAAAAAACAGTAAAGCGTTTCTTTTTATCGTTGAAGAATTAAAGTAAGTACTTGCTTAAAATTGCACCCATTTTCTGAATGCAGAAGTAGTACTCGAACTAGTGATTACACTTTGCTCAACTCCATCAAGAATAATTAACAATCTGTTTTTACTATGACTGTCCATTGCTTTGATGTGATTGATATTCACCATTTGACTTCTGTTAATTCTGAAGAAAACTTTTGAGTCTAGCTGATCGGTTAGAGTACCTATTTTTTGCGTTGCTCTATGTATATTGCCTTTTGTATCTGTAATCTTACAAAAATCTCCATACGCTTCAATTAGGGATATTGTATTGGTATCGATTAACTTGATCCCATTTCCTTTTTTAATCACAAAACGTTTTAGGAACTGTCTTTTTTCGGGAGTCATTAATTCTTTAAGTTCTTTAAAAACATTTTTGTCTACCGAAGGCGTATTTTTTGGTAATGCAATAAGTGTTTCATATTTGCGAAGTGCTTCAGAAAGCTCTTCTTTCGAATAGGGTTTTAGAATATATGCAATGCCATTAGTTTTAAAAGCATCTAATAGAAACGTATCATAAGCAGTACAAAAGATAATAGGAGAAGATATTGGCATTTGATCAAAGAGATCAAATGCATTACCGTCTAATAATTGAATATCTGAAAGGATTAAATCATACTGGTGTTTAGATAACAAAGCTGTGGCCTCATTTACTGATCTGGACCAATCCAAAGTAAGATCTGACTCAAAATACTCAGTAAGATATAGTTCAAGTTTTTCATAAGCCGGAATTTCATCTTCTAAAATCAGAATATGCATGGGATCAACGATGTGGTTTTAGTCTTTTAATGTTAAAAGTGGTAGCGAAACAGTAAAATACGCTTTATTTTCTTCAATAGCTACTTCTCTATCAGAAAGCAAAACATACCGTTTTTTTATGTTCTGTAGACCACTTCCCGAAGAAAGGTTCGTTTCTATGGTGTTCGAAGTATTGTTTTTTACCAGAATATTATCTTCGGTAATTGTGATTTGTGTAGTAATGATTTGATCATTCGTCGGTTTATTGTGTTTCACAACATTTTCAATAACGGTCTGTAATGCACCAGTAGGTAAATACTTGTCTTTTGGTAAGTTGGTTTCTGGTATTTTAAATTCATAAGAATGTCCAAATCGTGTTTTGATAAGAAAGAAGTAGTTTTCGGCTAATTTTATTTCCTCTTTCAAAGAGACAACCTCCTGATCCTTGGTTTGGATTAGGTAGCGATATAATGCAGCTAATCGGGCAGTATACACTTTTGCTTTTTGAGGAGAAGAATCAATAAGCGCATCCATAGTATTTAGGCTATTAAACAAAAAATGAGGATCAAACTGTGATCGTAATAATTTAAGCTCTGTTTCTCGTTGTTCTTTTTCAATCTGATTAACTTTTATAAAGTTTTCATAGTACTTTTTGCCTAATAATAGTCCTAATGGTATGGCAATATCTACCGCAGAATTATAGTAACTTTTAAATAATAAAAGAGGATGCATATTAGAAAAAGTAAGTGGATTACCTGAGGACCAAAACTCAAGAAGAAGAGACCCAAATCCAACTAAAATAACACTTGCAAGTGCCAGCATAAAAAACAGAAGATATTTTTTGTTTTTAACCAGTAATTCTGTGATAAGATACTTAAAAAGAAATAGTAGAATACTAGTTTTTACCCAAAACAGAGGCATGTTTACCAGATATTGTAATAATGCCATGTCCAAAATATAGTATCGAGCCATATCCCAGAGGGTAGCCAGAACAAAATAAAAAACCAGAAGTTTATAATCTGATGTATTAAGCTTTAAATATGTCATAGATTACAAAGATAGTATTCAAACCAAATAGGAGATTTTTACTTTTTGATTTTACATTTGTTATTTCGCTTTTGCGAAAGCAATTTTTACAGCTAATCCTGTTAGTACAGAAGCCATAAACCATTTTTGAACCCTTACCCATACTGGATTTTTTGCAAACCAACCCGCCATTTTTGCTGCCGAAATAACAATAAGAAAATTGATTGAAAAACTAATAATAATCTGCATCATCCCTAATTGAAAACTTTGTCCCAAAATTGATCCGTATTCTGGTTTGATGAATTGAGGGAAAAAGGATAAATAAAACAATGCCATTTTAGGATTGAGTACATTGGTAAGAAGCCCAATATTAAATAATTTAAAAGGCTTGTCTTTTGTTAAAGAACGATCGGCATCAAAGATTTTAGTGCCACCAGATCTAATCGTATTATAGGCTAAGTATAATAAATAACCAACTCCGAGGAATTTAACAATCACAAAAGCATAGGGTACTGCAAAAAAGATGGCAGTTAACCCAAAGGATACCATAAGAATGTGAAACAAAAATCCGCAGATAACTCCAAAAAGCGAAATGATTCCCGCCTGTCTCCCCTGGGATAAGGATCTAGAAATAAGATAGATCATATTAGGTCCGGGAGATAGTACCATTATTAGTGAGGCGAGAGCAAATACAAGAAATTCGTGGATAGGAATCATATATTTTAATTACGGGTTTATAGGGTAAAAGTATTGTTTTTTTCTAAGTTAAGAATCCTATTATGTTGTATTGACACTTAATTTGTATTTGTCGAATGTAAAATCCTTATGGTATTATAATTTATTAAATGTAACTGGTTTACAGATATCTGTATTTCTCCCTTACGGAAAAACCATAATTTCGCTTTGATTACGATATTAAAACCGTAAAGAATACTATTTAGAAAACCAACTTTTCATGTTTCGTAGTACAGTGTACATTTTTAATCTATAGTTATGAATTTGATGGTAAAGCAAATACGATTGATAGAGCGAGTTGATCAACTTATTCGTCTGCAAGCTACGGGCTCACCAGAAGAACTGATCTCTAAATTAGGCATCTCAAAAACCAAATTATACCGCATTATTAATACGATGAAAACTTTAAATGCTCCTATCGAGTATGATATCACGCTACAAAGTTTTGTGTATGCCGAACCGGTAGGATTTACTTTTGGATTCTATACAAAAAATCAAAAAGCAAAAATCCTTAATGGTTTTGGGAGATAACCAGAAGTATAGATTATATAAAACTAAATACTACATATGAGGCCCAAAATCATAAATCTACCCCCTCATTTCTTAAAAAAAAACATTTTTCCAGTTCCGTTTTTCAGAACTGGGATGTCTTATCATTATACACAATTTGTTTATTAACTAGGATGTATTGTAAAATTTTATAGCATGCAATAGATCACAAAATCATTAATATACTATGTCTAAAGAAAATTATGATGTAAAATTAGCTGTATTAGAAACACTACCACAAGAAGAAATAAAGGCACCTACACTTCCCGTTGATGTATTTATTCAAGAAGCCGAAAACTTGTACGTATGGACAGAGGAAGACAAAGAAATATTACTAGCCAAAGGGTTGGATTGGAAGATGTTTGTAGAGGATTTACCTATTAGAACTGGAGCCTGTCGATATGCACAGGCCATGTGGATGAAAGAACGATATAGCCAGGAAGAAGCCTCCAAAGTTTGGAAAGAAAAATCTCCTAAAGCATACGAGTTTAGAAATGATTTGCTTGCCGATTTGCGCTTTACGTTTCGCAAGAGACCAGACCTTATCACTCGTGTACGAGCTATTGCAGATGGAGAAGGGGATGCAGATATGATCCAGGATTTGATGGATATTAGTGTACTGGGTAAAGCCAATGTGCCAGAACTCGAAAAAAAGAAATACGATCTTCGAAACTTAGAACTGGCCGCACAGAAATCAGATACTCTGGCCGAATTACTGGCCAAAGCTAACGGAACTACTTTAGATAATTCTAAAGCCAAAGAAATCAGGGATAGAGCCTTTACTCATCTTAAAGAGGCTGTAGATGAAGTTCGGGATACTGGGAAATATGCTTTTAGAAAAGACCCCGAGCGTTATAAAGGATATATTAGTCAA is a window encoding:
- a CDS encoding dihydrofolate reductase: MFSKKKETIQIDPQQRELYEHARKRVIQKKRLFQHFIIFLVGSVFFAILNLAFGYGKEVTLFGIDWYIIAILCWAFLLVVHFCNVWLFSTFMGQEWADRQMERLITKQKEEIALLQKDVDLMYPKEELVKKKEGFIKGKTSEIVGELKETKSVITMIAAAGENNALGKDNDLVWHLPDDFKRFKKLTTGHHIIMGRKTFETFPKLLPNRVHIVITRNTNYQAEGVIVVHNIQDALEIAKGDTQPFIIGGGEIYTMGMDHADCIELTRVHESFEADAFFPEIDTKIWKLEKEEFHDIDEKHKYPFTYLTYIKK
- a CDS encoding fructosamine kinase family protein, translated to MRSLKLTSHFEELLSENIIAIQPLSGGDINDVCLIHTNQQKFVAKVNSASEFPGMFEAEVKGLEKLKDSNTFTIPDIIHFGESDDVAFLILEYIDSGKQADTFWEIFGEQLAGLHQQNDSYFGFENDNYIGSLPQYNTVCDSTYQFYVTQRLQPQFELARQNGFLFSDVDTFYNMLKDEIPDEKPSLIHGDLWSGNFMIDMQGYPCLIDPAVAYAPREMDIGMMHLFGGFNSSVFDIYNEVFPLVENWKDRLSIWQLYYLLVHLNLFGSSYYNKVKSIVKRYS
- a CDS encoding outer membrane beta-barrel protein; the encoded protein is MKKQLLFLLTIIVNINCYSQISFQKGYYIDNSGQKIDCQIKNIDWKNNPTEFEYRLSEDTEHKKITIKSVKEFGVYDILKYRRHVVMIERSSNAMNKLSTSGNFTFKEEELFLKVVIEGKASLYSFEDKNLSKFFYSVDNSEVKQLIFKKYLTPENKININNRYRQQLWSDLKCKGISMNTFKNVDYYKNELKVLFEKYNKCNNSESINFENKQKRDLFNLTVRLGLNSSSLSIRNDALFSSYNMDFDNKLGFRLGVEAEFILPFNKNKWAVLVEPKYQYYKSENERILNPNTVIERTEQIKVDYKSLEIPVGIRHYMFLSENSKLFINSSFAFVLNLNSNITFEHSEDLDIQAGSNLTFGLGYKYNDKYSLECRYGLSHDILNDYADWSSDYKTLSIIFGYSIF
- the fabD gene encoding ACP S-malonyltransferase, which codes for MNAYVFPGQGAQFSGMGLDLYENSDIAKELFDKANDILGFEITKIMFEGTADELKQTKVTQPAIFLHSVILSKVLGDSFKPDMVAGHSLGEFSALVANGTLNFEDALRLVSKRAMAMQKACELKPSTMAAVLGLEDEVVEQGCEEIDGIVVAANYNCPGQLVISGEVEAIEKACELMKEKGARRALVLPVGGAFHSPLMEPAREELAAAIEATTFNTPNCPVYQNVTTEAVTDPEEIKKNLIAQLTAPVKWTQSVQNMIKDGATSFTEVGPGKVLSGLVKKVDRSMETISASI
- a CDS encoding alpha/beta hydrolase-fold protein; its protein translation is MNIKHLFLLCILFSFIFCFSFAQIQITENTIGKNIVIPSKILDEERKIQIFLPEDYNDSSKKYPVIYVLDGQRLFLHAISVSQSFKKFKLTPEHIIVGITNTYPKRFGHFSSGAKTFLSFIAQELIPYVDQEFKTSGERLLFGWEYAGGFVIETMAKNPELFNGYLAASPFPIYDTSLPISANRMKSLDSILSAKKKLETFLFFTSSTHEGVVTKGAEYLKNKLESEAPNTLRWEYTYLQNEEHRSTSYHTLYHGIKQYFHNYPELRFNSLEEYKKLGGMDNVITYYKKRAVQFGFPEKVAQGTMWNLVKKASDEDNYTAFDTFINQFKPNGFLENLRTNWGCVFAAFYMKHNQPEKAKELYTFFTNKSPNAARPVNGLGDVYRALKNKKEAIMYYQRAIRLGKKNADWRLEEYEKDLLDLKNEK
- a CDS encoding alpha/beta hydrolase-fold protein is translated as MKTNRFSIITILLFTFIFTGKAQQSHESSLSKISSSPITYAEKITFHSKILDENRVMNIYVPESFHVASKDHTYPVVMISGSHGVKFFQMISGVIRHLSSVTRMPEAIVISFEEETHYAPNVYNNGMWGNREKLEFNADPDKFTKHLKEELFPYLKEQYRAADYRMIIGVSGSSVYPLHTFAKEPDLFQAHITVATADMIGMGYQSNTTFIDAFEESFVKNPNRKAQFYLGASENDISKNKSYIKNMEELKKRLSPFTSKNLNLKVEVIPNEDHYACITKALLSSIEMIFPKEKWSPKFRDIIKQPGNALKNIDVYHQKLSTTYGFSILPKAERWNSVNSLRFIGKKLLDDGRVKESIEVFKRRIQYRPQSPWAYSSLSEALEKDNQLNAALEAQQKAIQLAQEYDNEYLSEYEEQLAKIKTKLEKQGKR
- a CDS encoding LytR/AlgR family response regulator transcription factor; amino-acid sequence: MHILILEDEIPAYEKLELYLTEYFESDLTLDWSRSVNEATALLSKHQYDLILSDIQLLDGNAFDLFDQMPISSPIIFCTAYDTFLLDAFKTNGIAYILKPYSKEELSEALRKYETLIALPKNTPSVDKNVFKELKELMTPEKRQFLKRFVIKKGNGIKLIDTNTISLIEAYGDFCKITDTKGNIHRATQKIGTLTDQLDSKVFFRINRSQMVNINHIKAMDSHSKNRLLIILDGVEQSVITSSSTTSAFRKWVQF
- a CDS encoding sensor histidine kinase codes for the protein MTYLKLNTSDYKLLVFYFVLATLWDMARYYILDMALLQYLVNMPLFWVKTSILLFLFKYLITELLVKNKKYLLFFMLALASVILVGFGSLLLEFWSSGNPLTFSNMHPLLLFKSYYNSAVDIAIPLGLLLGKKYYENFIKVNQIEKEQRETELKLLRSQFDPHFLFNSLNTMDALIDSSPQKAKVYTARLAALYRYLIQTKDQEVVSLKEEIKLAENYFFLIKTRFGHSYEFKIPETNLPKDKYLPTGALQTVIENVVKHNKPTNDQIITTQITITEDNILVKNNTSNTIETNLSSGSGLQNIKKRYVLLSDREVAIEENKAYFTVSLPLLTLKD
- a CDS encoding LysE family translocator; translation: MIPIHEFLVFALASLIMVLSPGPNMIYLISRSLSQGRQAGIISLFGVICGFLFHILMVSFGLTAIFFAVPYAFVIVKFLGVGYLLYLAYNTIRSGGTKIFDADRSLTKDKPFKLFNIGLLTNVLNPKMALFYLSFFPQFIKPEYGSILGQSFQLGMMQIIISFSINFLIVISAAKMAGWFAKNPVWVRVQKWFMASVLTGLAVKIAFAKAK